From the genome of Williamwhitmania taraxaci:
AATGGTGGGTAGCATGTCGTTCCCAACAAGCACAACAACCGATACTAGTTTTGCGCGCTGCATTCAAACCCTGCGCCAGCGAATTGACTCGCTCGATGCGCAAATGCTGGAACTGATTGCTCAGCGCATGAAGATTGCTGAGGAGATTGGTCGCTTTAAGCTGCAGCAAAACGTCACTATACTTCAAGTGCGGCGCTTTGAGCAGATACTTAAGGATCGGCTGGAACAGGCCGAAGTTATTGGTCTAAATCATGAGTTTGTTAAGAACCTGCTGGAGATGGTACACAAGGAGTCTATCCTTAGGCAGGAGGCAATTATGCGGTCGTCGGGGCCGGGTGAACGGAAGTTTCCTTGCTAAGCCGTTTGCTTCTTTTGGGTTAGGATAGAAACAAGAATGTAAAGCGGAATAATTCCCAATAGTGCCATTTGCTGGAGCAGCACAATTAGAACCACAGAGAGCGCCAAGAAAATGTAGCGAACTTCATTTCCTTTTAGCTTAATGCTCTTTATTTTCATGGCAAACATTGGGATCTCAGCCACGAGCATCCATGAGAAAATAGCCGCTACAACTATGAGCACCCAAGGGTTGGTTACCATTTCCTTGTATGGCAAATTGCTTTCGAAGTAGAGCCCAAATGAAAGTAAAAAGAGGGCATTGGCAGGTGTTGGTAAACCAATGAATGAGGTTGTTTGGCGTGTGTCGATGTTGAACTTTGCCAACCGCAGCGCAGAGAACACTGCAATAATAAAGGCAGCATACGGAAGGTAAGTGGCTACAAAACCCGTTTCAAAACCAAAGCCTACCTGTATAAGCTTAAAAAATATAACCGAGGGAGCCACGCCAAAACTTACCATATCGGCAAGGGAATCGAGTTCTTTCCCAAT
Proteins encoded in this window:
- the pssA gene encoding CDP-diacylglycerol--serine O-phosphatidyltransferase; this translates as MSIIRHIPNGITSLNLFSGCVAIVAAFNGQFQVAAGFIVLAAIFDFFDGLAARALKAYSDIGKELDSLADMVSFGVAPSVIFFKLIQVGFGFETGFVATYLPYAAFIIAVFSALRLAKFNIDTRQTTSFIGLPTPANALFLLSFGLYFESNLPYKEMVTNPWVLIVVAAIFSWMLVAEIPMFAMKIKSIKLKGNEVRYIFLALSVVLIVLLQQMALLGIIPLYILVSILTQKKQTA